The Ananas comosus cultivar F153 linkage group 2, ASM154086v1, whole genome shotgun sequence genome contains a region encoding:
- the LOC109723875 gene encoding agglutinin-like, whose protein sequence is MATALSCRDGGIYFRLDGKGSNDDGNQWDDGAGGEVREICICHGPIVYSIQTTYERQGTLLCSRRHGGTDGNFDFISLSSPLTWVSGHYSSWCWDPDLLFPDEEEEPYNFCKVIRSLKFGTADGATYGPYGREIGEPFDFRCSTGIAGFHGRDDSFHLNAIGVYVKSAAKGVIDDATLISRGASADVNSSGTLPLSSSSSKLLDEPKA, encoded by the exons atggcGACGGCATTGTCGTGCAGGGACGGAGGTATCTACTTCAGGCTAGATGGGAAGGGATCGAATGACGACGGGAATCAGTGGGACGACGGCGCCGGGGGTGAGGTGAGGGAGATTTGCATATGCCACGGACCGATCGTCTACTCCATTCAAACCACCTACGAGCGCCAAGGCACCCTTCTCTGCTCTCGCCGTCACGGCGGCACCGACGGCAACTTCGACTTC atttccTTGAGTAGTCCTCTCACCTGGGTGAGTGGGCATTATAGCTCATGGTGCTGGGATCCCGATTTGTTATTCCCTGATGAGGAGGAGGAACCCTATAACTTCTGCAAGGTTATAAGGTCGCTTAAGTTTGGCACCGCCGACGGAGCTACCTACGGTCCGTACGGCAGGGAGATCGGCGAGCCCTTCGACTTCCGATGCAGCACTGGCATCGCCGGCTTCCATGGCCGCGACGATTCTTTCCACCTCAATGCCATCGGCGTGTACGTGAAGAGCGCGGCGAAGGGCGTCATTGACGACGCTACGCTCATCAGCAGGGGAGCTTCTGCGGATGTGAATAGCAGCGGCACTTTGCCgttgagcagcagcagcagtaagcTGCTGGACGAACCGAAAGCGTAA
- the LOC109706634 gene encoding glutamate--tRNA ligase, chloroplastic/mitochondrial-like has translation MAGLVGSPWLRIRVSPDFAPLLLRSPLASKPYLAHRRRSLAVSASSAAAAAAQGEVRVRFAPSPTGNLHVGGARTALFNYLFARSKGGRFILRIEDTDLERSTKKSEEAMLNDLSWLGLDWDEGPGVGGDYGPYRQSERNSLYKQYAAKLLDSGAVYRCFCSNEELEQMKETAKRLQLPPVYTGKWATASEKETEEELVKGTPYTYRFRVPKEGTLKISDLIRGEVSWSLDTLGDFVIMRSNGQPVYNFCVTVDDATMRISHVIRAEEHLPNTLRQALIYNALGFPMPSFAHVSLILAPDRSKLSKRHGATSVGQFREMGYLPQAMVNYLALLGWGDGTENEFFTIDQLVEKFSIERVNKSGAIFDSTKLRWMNGQHLRSLALDELIKIFGDQWKRTGILLEAEGSFVKDATELLKDGIDLITDADTALSNLLSYPVLSTLSSEEGKPIVQDKLSEVAASLISAYDSGELREALEEGHVGWKKWVKSFGKLLNRKGKSLFMPLRVLLTGKLHGPDIGGSIVLIYKAGLCGAVNPQSGFVPLDERLRILKEIDWDALNKEPDPQRKSVATVTH, from the exons ATGGCGGGTCTCGTGGGATCGCCATGGCTCCGAATTAGGGTTTCTCCCGATTTCGCACCTCTTCTTCTCCGATCGCCACTCGCTTCGAAGCCCTACCTCGCCCATCGGCGGCGGAGCCTCGCAGTCTCGGCctcttccgccgccgccgcggcggcgcagGGCGAGGTCCGCGTCCGCTTCGCCCCGTCGCCCACGGGGAACCTCCACGTCGGCGGTGCTAGGACGGCGCTCTTCAACTACCTCTTCGCTAG GTCCAAGGGCGGAAGATTTATACTTCGAATTGAAGACACCGATCTGGAGAGGTCAACTAAGAAGTCGGAGGAAGCAATGTTGAATGATCTCTCTTGGCTCGGTCTTGACTGGGATGAAG GTCCAGGTGTTGGTGGAGATTATGGTCCTTATCGGCAATCAGAACGGAATTCCCTTTACAAACAATATGCTGCTAAGCTGTTGGATTCTGGTGCTGTTTACCGTTGTTTTTGCTCTAATGAG GAACTTGAACAAATGAAGGAAACTGCAAAGCGGCTGCAGCTGCCTCCAGTATATACAGGAAAGTGGGCAACTGCTTCAGAAAAAGAAACAGAGGAGGAGTTGGTGAAAGGAACACCATATACTTACCGCTTTCGCGTGCCCAAAGAAGGGACGCTGAAAATCAGTGACCTTATTCGGGGAGAA GTCAGTTGGAGCTTAGACACACTCGGTGATTTTGTCATTATGAGAAGCAATGGTCAACCTGTATACAATTTCTGTGTCACTGTTGATGATGCTACAATGCGTATATCCCATGTTATTAG AGCAGAGGAGCATTTGCCAAACACTTTGCGACAAGCACTTATTTACAAT GCACTTGGATTTCCAATGCCTTCTTTTGCGCACGTTTCCCTAATTCTTGCACCAGATAGAAGTAAACTGTCGAAACGCCATGGTGCAACTTCAGTAGGGCAG TTCAGAGAGATGGGATACCTGCCTCAAGCAATGGTAAACTATTTAGCTCTTTTGGGTTGGGGGGACGGTACAGAAAATGAATTCTTCACCATTGATCAGCTTG TTGAAAAATTCTCGATAGAACGCGTCAATAAAAGTGGGGCAATCTTTGATTCAACAAAGCTAAG ATGGATGAACGGGCAACATTTAAGATCCCTTGCTTTAGATGAATTGATCAAGATTTTCGGAGATCAGTGGAAGCGCACTGGCATTCTCCTCGAAGCGGAAGGCAGTTTTGTCAAG GATGCAACCGAACTGTTGAAGGACGGAATCGACCTGATAACAGATGCTGACACAGCCTTATCTAATTTGCTATCTTATCCAGTCCTCTCTACTTTAAGCAG TGAAGAAGGCAAACCCATTGTACAAGATAAGCTTTCCGAGGTAGCGGCAAGTTTGATTTCTGCTTACGATAGTGGGGAGCTTCGTGAAGCACTGGAGGAAGGGCATGTTGGTTGGAAAAAATGGGTGAAGAGCTTTGGCAAGTTACTCAATCGGAAG GGAAAATCTCTATTTATGCCTCTTCGAGTATTACTGACGGGGAAGCTTCATGGCCCAGATATTGGGGGCAGTATTGTTCTGATATATAAAGCCGGTCTCTGCGGAGCAGTTAATCCACAATCAGGTTTTGTGCCTTTGGATGAGAGACTCCGAATTTTGAAGGAGATTGACTGGGACGCACTGAACAAGGAACCGGACCCACAACGCAAATCCGTTGCAACTGTCactcattaa
- the LOC109723300 gene encoding uncharacterized protein LOC109723300, which yields MAMSTAAGGGGGGGGKGRRAAEMRVAMEEMAKKLTLWHTRTFRPILTHDELEPIMSSVGFVPLPVAPPPPQPPAQPSSAVAWREYAFRAAARGGGWAPPRPRLPYPRVDGLHLMTYKAFFVALEFYLGPHLVPNLFHVRAMPLSRANDLAFDKAYRPMRDCGIEEDGIFVYREGTLDNFTKMVCYHSSSSDDSVSAMSTTTSNNGSEACYKKNSSNRGDGNNASNFISLVPLKDLFPSTDIVSLS from the exons ATGGCGATGTCGACGGCggccgggggcggcggcggaggcggagggaaggggcggagggcggcggagaTGAGGGTGGCGATGGAGGAGATGGCGAAGAAGCTGACGCTGTGGCACACCCGCACCTTCCGCCCCATCCTCACCCACGACGAGCTCGAGCCCATCATGTCCTCCGTCGGCTTCGTCCCCCTCCCcgtcgcgccgccgccgccgcagcccccTGCTCAGCCGTCGTCGGCGGTGGCGTGGAGGGAGTACGCTTTCCGCGCGGCGGCGCGGGGCGGGGGCTGGGCGCCGCCGCGTCCGCGCTTGCCGTATCCGAGGGTCGACGGGCTCCACCTGATGACGTACAAGGCCTTCTTCGTCGCCCTCGAGTTCTATCTCGGCCCTCACCTAGTCCCCAACCTCTTCCACGTCAG GGCCATGCCGCTTTCTAGGGCAAATGATCTAGCTTTCGATAAAGCCTATCGACCCATGAGAGACTGTGGGATTGAGGAAGATGGCATATTTGTCTATCGTGAAGGCACTTTGGATAACTTTACTAAGATGGTATGTTatcacagcagcagcagtgatGACAGCGTGAGCGCTATGAGCACTACTACTAGCAACAATGGCAGTGAAGCCTGCTACAAGAAAAACAGTAGCAACAGGGGAGATGGCAACAATGCTTCGAATTTTATCTCTTTAGTTCCCTTGAAAGATCTGTTCCCAAGTACAGATATTGTTAGCTTGAGTTGA
- the LOC109723308 gene encoding heavy metal-associated isoprenylated plant protein 45-like isoform X2, whose protein sequence is MYRNKGNTCWPGHIHVIRQCEYTNDLTSKLPYFTKTIELKVDMVALHEKRVRKCLSKVKGIEKVEVEASIQKVTVTGYANRNKILKALRRVGLRAECWSPQNEILSAYATGTLMFNNFNFF, encoded by the exons ATGTACAGAAACAAGGGAAATACCTGCTGGCCTGGGCACATTCATGTCATACGGCAGTGCGAATATACGAATGACTTAACCTCGAAACTCCCATACTTTACAAAG ACTATTGAGCTGAAGGTGGACATGGTTGCACTGCATGAGAAGAGAGTGAGGAAATGCCTATCTAAAGTAAAAG GGATAGAGAAGGTTGAAGTAGAAGCAAGCATTCAGAAGGTAACAGTCACAGGATATGCAAACAGGAACAAGATACTCAAGGCCCTGAGAAGAGTGGGATTGAGAGCAGAGTGTTGGTCTCCACAAAATGAGATACTCAGTGCCTATGCAACTGGAACCCTAATGTTCAACAACTTCAACTTCTTTTGA
- the LOC109723860 gene encoding AT-hook motif nuclear-localized protein 10-like, with the protein MEVRSEQGMMSGREPFNMTMQKSPIQSQPSMQSMRLAYAPDGTAIYKPITTASSPSPPLYGPAGDGTSPTLSSHGLTINMGGGGGGGGEPVKRKRGRPRKYGPDGAMALALAPAPVTSAAAAHPPGGGGMFSPSSGGAAAASQGLMKKVRGRPPGSGRKRQMAALGSAGIGFTPHVITVKAGEDVSAKIMSFSQHGPRAVCILSANGAISNVTLRQAATSGGTVTYEGRFEILSLSGSFLLSESGGQRSRTGGLSVSLAGPDGRVLGGGVAGLLTAASPVQVVVGSFIADGKKEPKQQSNPSEPASAPGKFASPYGGVGPAGGGSPPSRGTLSESSGGGPGSPLNQSTGTMNNSSQHGLSSMPWK; encoded by the exons ATGGAGGTGAGATCGGAGCAAGGGATGATGTCGGGTCGGGAACCCTTCAACATGACCATGCAGAAAAGCCCCATCCAATCGCAGCCGTCGATGCAGAGCATGCGGCTCGCCTACGCCCCCGATGGGACGGCCATCTACAAGCCGATCACAACGGCCTCCTCCCCGTCGCCTCCGCTGTACGGCCCCGCCGGCGACGGGACCTCGCCGACGCTCTCGTCGCACGGGCTCACTATCAacatgggaggaggaggaggaggaggaggagagccgGTGAAGCGGAAGCGCGGGAGGCCGAGGAAGTACGGGCCCGACGGCGCCATGGCTCTCGCTCTCGCCCCCGCTCCCGTAACATCCGCCGCGGCGGCTCATCCGCCGGGCGGCGGTGGCATGTTCTCTCCGTCCTCCGgtggggcggcggcggcctcgcAGGGCTTGATGAAGAAGGTGAGGGGGAGGCCTCCAGGTTCGGGCAGGAAGCGCCAGATGGCAGCTTTGG GATCAGCTGGGATTGGATTTACACCCCATGTTATTACGGTGAAGGCTGGAGAG GATGTATCGGCAAAGATTATGTCATTTTCTCAGCATGGACCACGTGCAGTTTGTATTCTCTCAGCAAATGGTGCTATATCAAATGTTACACTTCGGCAAGCTGCAACTTCTGGTGGGACTGTAACCTATGAG GGCCGGTTTGAGATCTTGTCGTTGTCGGGCTCATTTCTTCTATCGGAAAGTGGTGGTCAGCGTAGTCGAACAGGCGGGCTGAGTGTTTCACTGGCGGGACCGGATGGCCGTGTCCTAGGGGGCGGAGTTGCAGGTCTTTTGACTGCGGCATCACCTGTCCAG GTCGTAGTAGGGAGCTTCATAGCTGATGGAAAGAAAGAGCCAAAGCAGCAGAGTAATCCTTCAGAACCGGCGTCTGCCCCTGGGAAGTTTGCCAGCCCCTACGGCGGTGTTGGGCCCGCAGGGGGCGGTAGCCCGCCCTCGAGAGGCACACTGAGTGAATCCTCAGGCGGTGGCCCGGGAAGCCCGCTCAATCAAAGCACCGGCACAATGAATAATAGCAGCCAGCACGGATTATCCAGCATGCCATGGAAATAA
- the LOC109723147 gene encoding pentatricopeptide repeat-containing protein At2g03880, mitochondrial, with product MRTLSKSITLKPLLVLLPRRLPPLCYTSSSSLDPETLALIPSHPFLESFSRLCLRGPLADAVAALPILDSLGLRADPLSYSDLIKLCLRHGSPDHARLLHRHLFSSHANHRPQLFLSNSLISMYVKFGLLEDARDLFDQMPQRNVVSWTTMISALANLKEKEEALRLFIRMQRDGISPNMYTFSSVLRTCNTPSTLWSIHSCIIKHGLDSDVFVRSSLIDIYSKLGDLEYGYRVFGEMVTHDLVVWNSIIGCFAQSGEGFKALELFAEMKKAGFLANQGTLTSVLRACTGMVLLEMGRQVHVHVLKYESDLILNNALLDMYCKCGSLEDARGLFDRMLERDVISWSTMISGLAQNGRSIEALKLFESMKLLGVKPNHITILGVLFACSHAGLVEDGWYCFNSMEKLFGVVPGREHYGCMVDLLCRAGKLKEAVKFIQELKFEPDLVIWRTVLGACRVHRNINLATYVAKEIHKLEPEDEGTYILLSNIYANSRRWGDVELVREAMKDKGVTKEPGRSWIELGKEIHVFIVGDLSHPQSDRIVKELSRLISRISNIGYVPDIEFVLQDLGREQKEESLRYHSEKLAVAFGMLNSTEGKPIRIMKNLRICGDCHTFAKLISKAEEKLIVIRDPVRFHYFKDGFCSCGDYW from the coding sequence ATGAGAACTCTCTCCAAATCCATCACTCTCAAGcctcttcttgttcttcttcctcgtcgtctccctcctctctGCTACACGTCCTCTTCCTCCCTTGACCCAGAAACCCTAGCCCTAATCCCAAGTCACCCCTTCCTTGAGTCCTTCtcccgcctctgcctccgcggTCCCCTCGCCGACGCCGTCGCCGCCCTACCCATCCTCGACTCCCTCGGCCTCCGCGCCGACCCCCTCTCCTACTCGGATCTCATCAAGCTCTGCCTCCGCCATGGCTCACCCGACCACGCTCGCCTCCTCCACCGCCACCTCTTCTCCTCCCACGCCAATCACCGCCCACAGCTCTTCCTTTCCAACTCCCTCATCTCAATGTACGTCAAGTTCGGGCTATTGGAGGATGCCCGTGACCTGTTCGACCAAATGCCCCAGAGAAACGTTGTCTCCTGGACGACCATGATCTCGGCTCTTGCCAATCTCAAAGAAAAGGAGGAAGCTTTGAGGCTCTTTATTCGGATGCAGAGGGATGGGATAAGCCCCAATATGTACACCTTTTCTTCCGTTCTTAGGACCTGCAACACGCCGAGCACTCTATGGTCCATCCACTCCTGCATTATTAAGCACGGGTTGGACTCTGACGTGTTTGTGCGTAGCTCCCTCATCGATATCTACTCAAAGCTCGGTGATTTGGAATATGGTTATCGGGTTTTTGGTGAGATGGTCACACACGACTTGGTGGTGTGGAATTCTATCATCGGCTGCTTCGCGCAGAGTGGAGAAGGCTTTAAAGCTTTAGAACTCTTCGCGGAGATGAAGAAAGCCGGGTTTTTGGCAAATCAGGGCACTTTAACCAGCGTTCTCAGGGCATGTACTGGGATGGTTTTGTTGGAAATGGGGAGGCAGGTGCATGTTCATGTATTAAAGTATGAAAGTGACTTGATTCTAAACAATGCCCTTCTTGATATGTACTGTAAGTGTGGAAGCTTAGAGGATGCACGCGGCTTGTTCGATAGAATGTTAGAACGGGATGTGATCTCATGGAGTACAATGATTTCAGGATTGGCTCAAAATGGGAGAAGCATTGAAGCATTAAAACTCTTTGAATCGATGAAATTGTTGGGCGTGAAACCGAATCATATCACAATACTGGGAGTTCTATTTGCTTGTAGCCATGCAGGTCTAGTTGAAGATGGGTGGTACTGCTTTAATTCAATGGAGAAGCTTTTTGGTGTTGTGCCTGGAAGAGAGCATTATGGTTGCATGGTCGATCTCCTTTGTAGAGCAGGAAAACTCAAAGAAGCTGTTAAGTTTATTCAAGAACTGAAGTTTGAGCCCGATCTGGTAATATGGAGAACAGTCCTCGGAGCTTGTAGAGTTCATAGAAATATAAATCTAGCAACATATGTAGCAAAGGAGATCCATAAATTAGAACCTGAAGATGAAGGGACTTATATCctattatcaaatatttatgcgAATTCTCGCCGATGGGGAGATGTTGAATTGGTGAGAGAAGCCATGAAAGATAAAGGAGTAACAAAAGAGCCTGGAAGGAGTTGGATCGAACTAGGTAAAGAGATCCATGTGTTCATTGTAGGGGACTTATCGCACCCACAGTCAGATAGAATAGTTAAAGAGTTGAGTCGATTGATTAGTCGGATAAGTAATATAGGTTACGTACCAGATATAGAGTTTGTATTGCAGGATCTAGGAAGAGAGCAAAAAGAAGAATCATTGAGGTATCACAGCGAGAAGCTTGCAGTTGCATTTGGGATGTTGAACTCAACCGAGGGAAAGCCCATTAGGATAATGAAGAATTTAAGGATCTGCGGGGATTGCCACACTTTTGCAAAGCTCATTTCCAAAGCTGAGGAGAAGCTTATTGTAATTAGGGACCCTGTTCGATTCCACTATTTTAAGGATGGATTTTGTTCATGTGGAGACTACTGGTAG
- the LOC109723870 gene encoding geranylgeranyl transferase type-2 subunit beta 1, which produces MGELEAEKHVQYILSVEKRKDDFESLLMEHLRINGAYWGLTTLDLLRKIEAVDSDEVVSWVMSCQDQDCGGFGGNVGHDAHLHYTLSAVQILLLFDRLDILDIDKVSDYVAGLQNEDGSFSGDIWGEVDTRFSYCAICCLSLLHRLDKINAEKAVDYIVSCKNLDGGFGSIPGGESHSGQIFCCVGALAITGSLHHVDRDLLGWWLCERQCKDGGLNGRPEKLADVCYSWWVLSSLTMIDRVHWIDREKLAAFILNCQDRENGGISDRPDNAVDVFHTYFGVAGLSLLEYPGLKPIDPAYALPVDVVNRIFFGK; this is translated from the exons ATGGGGGAATTAGAGGCTGAGAAGCACGTCCAATACATCCTCTCCGTCGAGAag CGCAAGGACGATTTCGAGTCCTTGCTGATGGAGCATCTCCGAATCAACGGCGCGTATTGGGGGCTCACCACTCTCGACCTGCTCCGCAAGATCGAGGCAGTCGATTCGGACGAGGTGGTGTCGTGGGTGATGAGTTGCCAGGATCAGGATTGCG GTGGGTTCGGTGGGAATGTTGGGCATGATGCGCACCTGCACTACACTCTCAGTGCTGTCCAGATCTTACTTCTCTTCGACCGCCTCGATATTTTGGATATCGACAAGGTCTCGGATT ACGTTGCCGGGCTACAGAATGAAGATGGGTCTTTTTCTGGCGATATCTGGGGTGAAGTTGACACTAG GTTCTCATACTGTGCAATATGCTGTCTCTCGTTACTGCATCGTCTGGATAAAATTAATGCGGAAAAGGCTGTAGATTATATTGTGAGCTGCAAAAACTTGGATGGTGGATTTGGATCTATACCTGGAGGGGAGTCTCATTCTGGGCAGA TCTTCTGCTGTGTTGGTGCTCTTGCAATCACTGGTTCTCTGCATCATGTTGATAGAGACCTCCTCGGCTGGTGGCTGTGCGAGCGCCAGTGTAAAGATGGTGGACTAAATGGCCGGCCCGAGAAGCTTGCTGAT GTTTGTTATTCTTGGTGGGTCCTATCAAGCTTGACAATGATCGACAGAGTGCACTGGATCGATAGGGAGAAGCTGGCTGCATTCATTTTAAACTGCCAG GATAGGGAAAATGGAGGTATTTCAGATAGGCCAGATAATGCAGTAGATGTTTTCCATACCTACTTTGGGGTGGCAG GGCTTTCTCTGCTGGAATATCCTGGACTGAAGCCTATTGATCCTGCCTATGCCTTACCAGTTGATGTTGTCAATCGAATCTTCTTTGGAAAATAA
- the LOC109723308 gene encoding heavy metal-associated isoprenylated plant protein 20-like isoform X1: protein MYYLCFLSLLAEYRSYIWHKLSCLFVLLFFLRRLRALIFSFLSFYMETIELKVDMVALHEKRVRKCLSKVKGIEKVEVEASIQKVTVTGYANRNKILKALRRVGLRAECWSPQNEILSAYATGTLMFNNFNFF, encoded by the exons ATGTACTATTTATGCTTTCTCTCTTTGCTTGCTGAGTATCGTTCATATATTTGGCACAAGCTTTCATGCCTCTTtgttcttctcttcttccttcgTCGACTCCGAGCGCTAATTTTCTCATTCTTGAGTTTCTACATGGAG ACTATTGAGCTGAAGGTGGACATGGTTGCACTGCATGAGAAGAGAGTGAGGAAATGCCTATCTAAAGTAAAAG GGATAGAGAAGGTTGAAGTAGAAGCAAGCATTCAGAAGGTAACAGTCACAGGATATGCAAACAGGAACAAGATACTCAAGGCCCTGAGAAGAGTGGGATTGAGAGCAGAGTGTTGGTCTCCACAAAATGAGATACTCAGTGCCTATGCAACTGGAACCCTAATGTTCAACAACTTCAACTTCTTTTGA